A region from the Panicum hallii strain FIL2 chromosome 1, PHallii_v3.1, whole genome shotgun sequence genome encodes:
- the LOC112879014 gene encoding sucrose synthase 6-like, whose product MAGGGFSRSDSIADMMPEALRRSRYHMKRCFQRYVARGSGLMKRQQLLEELHRSADDKLDDIADEGLLGYVISSTHEAVVLPPHVNFAVRTNPGIWEYIKVHSGDLTVEQITPSQYLKCKEILHDHQWAHDDNSLEVDFGALDDLSTPRLTLPSSIGNGMHLVSRFMSSKLAAATGGMKPLLHYLLALTHRGHNLMVNGTLIDTVTKLQTALLLAEVFLTGLHGNTPYQKFEHKFQEWGLDRGWGATAEACRETITYLSEVLQAPDPTNMDRFFSRVPSVFNIVIFSIHGYFGQDKVLGMPDTGGQVVYILDQVRALEDELLQRIKQQGLLDLAPRILVLTRLIPEAKATKCNVELEPIHNTRHSTILRVPFKTEDGKDLPHWVSRFDIYPYLERYAEDSCAKILDMLQGKPDLVIGNYTDGNLVASLVSRKLGVTQGTIAHALEKTKYEDSDVKWREMDHKYHFSCQFTADMIAMNTSDFIIASTYQEIAGSKDKPGQYESHYAFTMPGLCRFATGINVFDPKFNIAAPGADQSVYFPFTLKHERLTDLHPQIEELVYSKEENDEHIGYLEDRSKQVIFSMARLDKVKNITGLVEWYGQNKRLRDLVNLVVVGGLLNPSQSKDREEIEEINKMRSLINKYQLKGQIRWIKAQTDRVRNGELYRCIADTKGAFVQPALYEAFGLTVIEAMNCGLPTFATNQGGPAEIIVNEVSGFHINPLDGKEASNRIADFFQKCKEDPMYWNKMSTAGLQRIYECYTWQIYATKVLNMASMYGFWRTMDKGERQAKQRYLQMFYNLQFRKLAKTVPEVGERPEQPAAAAAPDRLVSRPKERKTQIRIQRIASSLLGPVLPASHTSDAA is encoded by the exons atggccggcggcgggttCAGCAGGTCCGACAGCATCGCCGACATGATGCCGGAGGCGCTGCGGCGGAGCCGCTACCACATGAAGCGCTGCTTCCAGAGGTACGTGGCCAGGGGAAGCGGGCTGATGAAGAGGCAGCAGCTGCTGGAGGAGCTGCACCGGTCGGCCGACGACAAGCTCGACGACATCGCCGACGAGGGCTTGCTCGGCTACGTCATCTCCTCCACGCACGAGGCCGTCGTGCTCCCTCCCCACGTCAACTTCGCCGTCAGGACCAACCCGGGCATCTGGGAGTACATCAAGGTCCACTCCGGCGACCTGACCGTGGAGCAGATCACGCCATCCCAATACCTAAAGTGCAAGGAGATCCTACACGACCACCAATG GGCGCATGACGACAACTCCCTTGAGGTGGATTTCGGTGCCCTGGACGACCTCTCCACGCCTCGCCTCACGCTGCCTTCCTCCATCGGCAACGGGATGCACTTGGTCTCCAGGTTCATGTCTTCCAAGCTTGCCGCCGCCACGGGAGGCATGAAGCCGCTGCTCCACTACCTGCTCGCGCTCACCCACCGGGGCCACAACCTCATGGTCAATGGCACCCTCATCGACACCGTCACCAAGCTCCAGACAGCGCTGCTCCTCGCCGAGGTCTTCCTCACCGGCCTGCACGGCAACACGCCATACCAAAAGTTTGAGCACAAGTTCCAGGAATGGGGGCTGGACAGAGGATGGGGCGCCACCGCGGAGGCGTGCAGAGAGACCATCACCTACCTCTCCGAGGTGCTCCAGGCACCGGACCCAACCAACATGGACAGGTTCTTCAGCAGGGTGCCGTCGGTCTTCAACATCGTCATCTTCTCCATTCATGGATACTTCGGCCAGGACAAGGTCCTGGGGATGCCAGACACCGGCGGCCAGGTCGTCTACATCCTGGACCAAGTCAGAGCACTCGAAGACGAGCTCCTCCAAAGAATCAAGCAACAGGGCCTCCTGGATCTCGCGcctaggattcttgtg CTAACAAGGCTCATACCAGAAGCCAAGGCCACCAAATGCAACGTCGAGCTTGAACCCATCCACAACACAAGGCACTCCACCATCCTCCGTGTGCCATTCAAGACTGAAGACGGCAAGGATCTGCCCCACTGGGTCTCCCGGTTCGACATTTATCCTTACCTGGAGAGATACGCCGAG GATTCTTGTGCCAAGATCCTTGACATGTTGCAGGGAAAACCAGACTTGGTCATCGGCAACTACACTGATGGCAACTTAGTAGCATCCCTCGTGTCAAGGAAACTAGGAGTCACCCAG GGGACGATCGCTCATGCTCTTGAGAAGACAAAGTATGAGGACTCGGATGTCAAGTGGAGAGAAATGGACCATAAGTACCATTTCTCCTGCCAATTTACTGCTGATATGATTGCCATGAACACCAGCGACTTCATCATCGCTAGCACCTACCAAGAAATAGCCGGAAG CAAAGACAAGCCTGGCCAGTATGAGAGCCACTACGCGTTCACAATGCCAGGGCTCTGCCGCTTTGCTACAGGCATAAATGTCTTCGACCCCAAGTTCAATATTGCTGCCCCTGGTGCTGACCAGTCTGTTTATTTCCCATTCACACTAAAGCATGAGCGCCTCACAGACTTGCACCCGCAGATTGAGGAGCTAGTCTACAGCAAAGAGGAGAATGACGAGCACAT AGGCTACTTGGAAGACAGGAGCAAGCAGGTCATATTTTCAATGGCAAGGCTCGACAAGGTGAAGAACATCACTGGGCTGGTTGAATGGTATGGTCAGAACAAGAGGCTCAGGGACCTTGTCAACCTTGTAGTTGTGGGCGGCCTCCTTAATCCCTCGCAGTCTAAGGACAGGGAGGAGATTGAGGAGATAAACAAGATGCGTAGTTTGATCAACAAGTACCAGCTGAAGGGGCAAATTCGCTGGATAAAAGCCCAGACGGACCGTGTGCGCAATGGGGAACTTTACCGTTGCATAGCAGATACCAAGGGAGCCTTTGTTCAG CCTGCACTCTATGAAGCATTCGGATTAACTGTCATCGAGGCAATGAACTGCGGGCTGCCAACCTTCGCAACAAATCAGGGAGGCCCCGCAGAGATCATCGTCAATGAGGTCTCGGGTTTCCATATCAATCCACTTGATGGCAAAGAGGCAAGCAACAGGATTGCTGACTTCTTTCAGAAATGCAAGGAAGATCCCATGTACTGGAACAAAATGTCCACTGCTGGACTGCAGCGCATCTATGAATG CTACACATGGCAGATCTATGCAACCAAAGTTCTGAACATGGCGTCAATGTATGGCTTCTGGAGGACTATGGACAAAGGAGAGAGACAGGCCAAACAGCGCTACCTACAGATGTTCTACAACCTTCAGTTTCGGAAGCTG GCAAAGACTGTGCCGGAAGTGGGCGAACGACCGGAGCAACCTGCGGCAGCCGCAGCGCCAGATAGATTGGTATCAAGGccaaaagaaag AAAGACGCAGATAAGGATCCAGAG GATTGCGAGCAGCTTACTTGGACCAGTGCTCCCGGCCTCCCATACCTCCGACGCTGCATGA
- the LOC112879013 gene encoding protein argonaute 1C-like, protein MGSRRGRQQQHHAAAEGSQPPHPQPAAAGRGGRAQQAPQRGGRGGNQGRPSPVHEAHHQQPRGRPGEHPARGHARGGTGTRPQQYPRAGAATGGQGSSTGSSSPLAPELRQAMEAPHALPQASPLQAGPSQSPPEIQPMEERKLEATAGHQVVPAIPSSTKSLRFPLRPGKGSVGTSCLVKANHFFAELPDRDLHQYDVSITPEVTSRVLSRAIIKELVNLHKQSYLGGRLPVYDGRKSLYTAGPLPFTSQEFHITLLDDDDGSGSERRRREFKVVIKFAARADLHRLQLFLAGRHAEAPQEALQVLDIVLRELPSARYAPFGRSFFSPDLGRRQPLGDGLESWRGFYQSIRPTQMGLSLNIDMSATAFIEPLPVIEFVAQLLNSDIHSRPLSDAERVKIKKALRGVKVEVTHRGNMRRKYRISGLTTQATRELTFPVDEGGAMKSVVQYFQETYGFAIQHTYLPCLQVGNQQRPNYLPMEVCKIVEGQRYSKRLNQNQIRALLEETCQHPRVRERNIIQMVKHNAYEKDDYAQEFGITISDRLASVEARILPAPRLKYNETGREKDCLPRVGQWNMKNKKMVNGGKVSSWICVNFARNVQESVVREFCHELALMCQASGMDFAREPVLPPLYARPDQVERALKARYHDAMNVLGPQRRELDLLIGILPDNNGSLYGDLKRVCEIDLGIVSQCCCTKQVFKMNKQILANLALKINVKVGGRNTVLVDAVSRRIPLVTDRPTIIFGADVTHPHPGEDSSPSIAAVVASQDWPEVTKYAGLVSAQAHRQELIEDLYKVCQDPQRGTVSGGMIRELLISFKRSTGEKPQRIIFYRDGVSEGQFYQVLLYELNAIRKACASLEANYQPKVTFVVVQKRHHTRLFAHNHNDQNSIDRSGNILPGTVVDSKICHPTEFDFYLCSHAGIKGTSRPAHYHVLWDENNFSADELQTLTNNLCYTYARCTRSVSIVPPAYYAHLAAFRARFYMEPETSDSGSVASGPAGRGPQSASRSTRAPGGSAVRPLPALKDNVKKVMFYC, encoded by the exons ATGGGGTCGAGGAGGGgaaggcagcagcagcatcatGCTGCTGCCGAGGGCTCACAGCCTCCGCACCCGcagcctgctgctgctggaagAGGCGGTCGTGCTCAGCAGGCACCGCAACGAGGAGGTCGTGGAGGGAACCAGGGGCGCCCATCTCCTGTTCACGAGGCCCACCACCAGCAGCCAAGGGGTCGCCCTGGAGAGCATCCGGCCAGGGGACATGCTCGCGGTGGAACTGGAACGCGGCCGCAACAGTACCCGCGTGCTGGTGCTGCTACGGGTGGGCAGGGGTCATCCACAGGATCATCAAGCCCTTTAGCTCCCGAGCTGCGCCAAGCAATGGAAGCTCCACATGCGCTTCCTCAAGCCTCACCACTGCAGGCAGGTCCTTCACAATCACCACCCGAGATTCAGCCCATGGAGGAGCGCAAACTCGAGGCTACTGCAGGCCACCAGGTTGTGCCTGCAATTCCCTCCTCAACCAAGTCCCTCAGGTTTCCTTTGCGCCCAGGAAAGGGTAGTGTTGGCACCAGCTGTTTGGTTAAGGCCAATCATTTCTTTGCCGAACTTCCAGACAGGGATCTTCATCAGTACGAT GTCTCAATCACACCGGAAGTTACATCACGAGTTCTTAGTCGAGCCATAATCAAGGAGCTGGTGAATCTCCACAAGCAATCTTACTTGGGTGGGCGGCTTCCAGTCTATGATGGTAGGAAGAGCCTGTACACAGCCGGCCCGCTGCCGTTTACTTCCCAGGAATTTCATATCACTTtacttgatgatgatgatggctCTGGTTCCGAGAG GCGACGTAGGGAATTTAAGGTAGTCATTAAATTTGCTGCACGAGCCGACCTCCACCGTCTCCAGTTGTTTTTAGCTGGGAGGCATGCAGAAGCTCCTCAAGAGGCACTGCAAGTTCTTGATATTGTGCTGCGGGAGCTGCCTTCTGCAAG ATATGCACCATTTGGCCGGTCCTTCTTTTCGCCTGACTTAGGCCGAAGGCAGCCCCTCGGTGATGGATTAGAAAGCTGGAGGGGATTTTACCAGAGCATTAGGCCTACTCAGATGGGCCTCTCACTGAACATCG ATATGTCAGCAACGGCTTTCATTGAGCCATTACCTGTAATTGAATTTGTTGCACAACTGCTCAATTCTGACATTCACTCTAGGCCCCTCTCAGATGCGGAACGTGTGAAG ATCAAGAAGGCCTTGAGAGGAGTTAAGGTGGAAGTTACTCATCGTGGCAACATGCGGAGAAAGTATCGGATATCTGGATTAACAACTCAGGCGACTCGAGAGTTAAC TTTTCCTGTTGATGAAGGGGGTGCAATGAAGTCAGTTGTACAATACTTTCAAGAGACATATGGCTTTGCCATCCAACACACCTACCTTCCTTGCCTTCAAGTTGGCAATCAACAGCGTCCTAATTACTTGCCTATGGAG GTCTGCAAAATAGTGGAAGGACAGAGGTACTCTAAGAGATTAAACCAAAATCAGATAAGAGCTCTTTTGGAGGAGACATGCCAGCACCCACGTGTTCGTGAGCGCAATATAATTCAG ATGGTTAAACATAACGCCTATGAGAAGGATGATTACGCGCAAGAGTTTGGCATTACGATTAGCGATCGTCTGGCATCAGTAGAGGCACGGATTTTACCAGCTCCACGG CTTAAGTACAACGAGACTGGCCGGGAGAAGGATTGCTTACCTAGAGTTGGTCAGTGGAATATGAAGAACAAG AAAATGGTAAATGGTGGTAAAGTCAGTAGCTGGATATGTGTCAATTTTGCTCGCAATGTGCAAGAGAGTGTTGTTCGTGAGTTCTGTCATGAACTCGCACTGATGTGCCAAGCGTCAGGAATG GACTTTGCTCGGGAACCTGTTCTTCCACCTCTATATGCACGTCCTGATCAAGTGGAGCGAGCTCTAAAAGCTAGGTACCATGATGCCATGAACGTTCTTGGACCCCAACGCAGGGAACTTGATTTACTTATTGGAATACTACCTGACAATAACGGCTCACTTTATG GTGACTTGAAGCGTGTATGTGAAATAGATCTTGGGATAGTTTCGCAGTGCTGTTGTACAAAGCAGGTGTTCAAAATGAACAAACAAATTCTTGCAAATCTTGCTCTGAAGATAAATGTCAAG GTTGGAGGCAGGAACACCGTACTGGTAGATGCAGTCTCAAGGCGGATTCCTCTGGTAACTGACAGACCTACAATTATATTTGGTGCTGATGTGACTCATCCTCATCCTGGAGAGGACAGCAGTCCTTCAATTGCTGCT GTTGTGGCCTCCCAAGATTGGCCAGAAGTGACAAAGTATGCTGGATTAGTTTCTGCTCAAGCTCATCGGCAAGAATTGATAGAGGATTTATATAAGGTCTGTCAAGACCCACAGAGAGGGACAGTTAGCGGGGGAATGATAAG GGAGCTACTTATATCCTTCAAAAGATCAACCGGGGAGAAGCCCCAGCGAATAATATTTTACAG GGATGGTGTTAGTGAAGGACAATTTTACCAAGTTCTGCTGTATGAGCTCAATGCAATCCGAAAG GCCTGTGCCTCCCTGGAAGCAAACTACCAACCTAAGGTGACTTTTGTTGTGGTTCAGAAGCGCCATCATACCAGATTATTTGCTCACAACCACAATGATCAAAATTCAATTGACAGGAGTGGAAACATACTCCCAG GTACGGTCGTTGATTCAAAGATCTGCCATCCTACTGAATTTGACTTCTACTTGTGCAGCCATGCTGGCATTAAG GGCACTAGCCGTCCAGCTCATTATCATGTCCTGTGGGATGAGAACAACTTCTCTGCTGATGAGTTGCAGACTCTTACCAACAACCTCTGTTACAC TTATGCAAGGTGCACGCGCTCTGTATCAATCG TTCCACCGGCATATTATGCTCACCTGGCTGCCTTCCGTGCTCGTTTCTACATGGAACCAGAGACCTCAGACAGTGGTTCTGTGGCAAGTGGTCCTGCAGGCCGTGGACCGCAATCAGCATCCCGTAGCACTCGGGCCCCTGGTGGTTCAGCTGTTAGGCCACTTCCGGCTCTGAAGGATAACGTAAAGAAGGTCATGTTCTACTGTTGA
- the LOC112899231 gene encoding antimicrobial peptides-like — translation MVIFLHGLLPGRAEKKGTGRGRGAPWPVPRWCRKGCRWQYGQDAQRRAECERECQERHRQGEREEDEDEDKDVLGSGRGECRRKCARRYEDQPWRVPKCVSRCRRRAVEEEEENEGGRGRECRERCHAGDWREKQRCLKESRCREHGDSNRCPCTC, via the exons ATGGTCATCTTCCTGCACGGGCTGCTGCCCGGCCGTGCAGAAAAGAAGGGCACCG GGAGGGGCCGTGGTGCTCCCTGGCCTGTTCCCCGGTGGTGCAGGAAGGGGTGCCGGTGGCAGTACGGGCAGGACGCGCAGCGGCGGGCGGAGTGCGAGCGCGAGTGCCAGGAGCGGCACCGCCAAGGCGAgcgggaggaggacgaggacgaggacaAGGACGTGCTCGGCTCCGGGAGGGGCGAGTGCCGGCGCAAGTGCGCGAGACGCTACGAGGACCAGCCATGGCGGGTGCCGAAGTGCGTGAGcaggtgccgccgccgcgccgtggaggaggaggaggagaacgagggcgggcgcgggcgcgagTGTCGGGAGCGCTGCCACGCCGGGGACTGGCGGGAGAAGCAGCGCTGCCTGAAGGAGTCCCGGTGCCGGGAGCATGGGGACAGCAACCGTTGCCCGTGCACGTGCTAG